From the Actinomyces sp. zg-332 genome, the window ACCTGGAGCAGGGGAAGGATTACCATTGTCAGGCTTAGATGGAACAACAGGATTTGAAGGTTTAGAAGGTTCTGCAGGCTTAGATGGCTGATCAGGATTACCCGGTTTAGGCGAAGGTGTACCTTCATTATCAGAGTCTTTACCATCTGAATTTCCATTATCTGAACCATCATTTCCATCTTGCTTATCCGGATTAGCAGGATCTTCAGGCTTTGAAGGAGAATCGCCATTATCAGGAGCTGACGGATCTACAGGATTTGAAGGATTAGAACCATTATCAGGAACTGATGGATCCGCAGGCTTAGATGGCTCTGAATCAGAATTGTTAGTATCTTCACCAAAGATTTCAGCACGAGTCAAACGAACATACTTGTTTGTATTTTCATCTAGTTTCCAATACTGACCGTACTTCATATTTTCTTTGTTTTCAGGCTTTTCGCTACCTTCGTATTTATACAGTTTTCCTTCTGAAATGTAATAGTATCCATTGTCAACTATTCCTACAACTTCAGCTGGGTTCTTTGTACCTTTACCTACTTCATAGTTAGGCAATTTTTCTATACGATGAATCTTATTTTCAGTTTCATTTCGATAATAAAAACCATCGTCTGTTATACCAACAATATTCTCAGCTTTTACTTCTCCATCATACTTTTCGTCAGTAATAATTTTCTTCAAATCATTCAAAGTATCTACAGTTTTAATTTCCTTACCATCACCACGTGTATAGTATTCAGAGTCCTTATCTTTAATTATTGATAGAACATCTTTAGCTAGTATTTTAGGGGCATTGTCATCAGCATTACTATCACTATTTGGTAACTTAGGCAAATTGTACTTTTCACGTGAAACATTGATAGATTTATCACCAACTAGGTAGTGAAGAGTATAAGTACCGTAAGTATAATACTTAGCTCCTTTTTCTTTCATTCTGAAAGTATATTCAACAGAATAAATACCCGGTTGTGTAAAGTAAGTAGCTTTGTGAACATGAGTTGGATTGTATAACTTTTCAAAAGTTGTTCCTGCATAATAACCTGTATCAATTGACTTTACAAAGTCGTTTTGCAAGGCATCATAGCTACCTACAATCATACGTCCAGGACCCTCATACTTGAGTGCAGTTACTGTTACTCCATCTTCTAGATTAGAATAATCAATCTCTTCAGTATTAAATCCTAACCATGGTAACGATGGGTTTTGTATTTCAGGTAACTCATACAGACGCTTATCTTTTCTGTCTGAAAGTTCACGCAAAGCAGCATATTCTGGAGAATTACCCTTAGGTAAGAACAAAGATGAGTCGGGGACCTCCACAGCTGCACTTTCGCTTTCGCGTTCAACAACATTTGCCGGGTCACTTTCATCTTTTAAAGTCATCCTAATGCTACGTTCACCTTTCGACCAGCGACCTTTCAAATCTAGGTGGCCTTTAGAAATATGAACTAAGTTAGGGTTATCTTCTGGTCCCCATTCTTCTGGTAACACAGGAGTGTAGTTATCGTTAGAATATTCAGGGTCATAAGCTGAGGTATCATCGCCAACTTCTGCTTTAATTTTTTCAGCATAGACTTCTGTAGATGTTGTAATTGGATTGATACCAGTTGTTGTTCCCTCTGGCAAACCAACTTGCGCATCGCTACCAACTAACCAGGTTACTTCACGAATTGGAGTAGATATTTTTTCACCATTCTTCAAAGTTGCATGTCCTTGCCATTTCAAACGGTAAATACCTGGCTTTGAAAATGTTGTGTATGAGTGTGTATGCATTCCTGCAAACATATAATAACGTTTGTATCTGGAATCTTTGGAGGAAATAATTCTTGTCACTGGCTGTTGAATGCCATTGTAACTGAACATTTCCATAGTACCTGGACCATCTGCTTCAACTAGCTCCATTTTTATTGATTCTTTGACAATATTTCCCAGAGGAAGAGTTTCATGATCAGTTTCTAATGCACCAATACCTGCCCATAGAGGTGGCCATCCTCTATAGTATTTTTGAGGACCAGACCATACTATTTCACCAGGTTTGCCCAAGAATGCTAGTTGTCTATCTGCTGGAATTGCAAATCTTGATACTTCTTCACCTTTTTCATTAGCATCAGGAGCCAAACGAATACACACATCGCTTGCATTTATAACTGTTGCACCATTTACAACTTTAAGATCAATGTTGTCTGGACTAGTCTGATTTATATAAGCAGCGTCGATATGCTTACGATATATCATTTTCTTTCCAGCACAAATATGATTTAAACTTGCAGGTAAATCTATATCTGACGCATAGCTAGACTTGCTGTTATCTACAAGTGTCAATCCAGCTATTGACAAAAACGTTGCTAATAAAATTAGCAGTGTTTTCTTTGTTACACTCAACTGTTTTGCAAACATTGGTATCTTTCTAAACAATCCGTAATAATAATCATTATCAATAATAAACCCCAAGACCCAATAAATCAATTTAATAAATCGAAAAAATAACTAAAAACACTTATACTATTTTTAATAAGAAACAAAATGGAAGCCAAATATGTCTCAAAACAACAACACAAATCTAAGAGAAATACTACAATCAATTGCTCCTGGCACAGAAATACGCGAAGGGTTAGAGCGTATCCAATTAGGCAAAACAGGGGCACTAATAGTATTAGGTTACAACGAGAACATAGAAAAAATATGTTCTGACGGAATAGAACTAGACGTAGAACTATCCCCTGCCATACTAAGAGAATTATCAAAAATGGACGGGGCAATACTAGTAGATACAGACACAATGAGGATTCGTCGAGCAAACGTTCAGCTACTACCCGACTCAACAATCCCAACAAAAGAATCAGGAATGCGTCACCGAACAGCAGAAAGAACATCAAAGCAAACAGGCATTCCAGTAATTTCAATAAGCTCCTCACTAAAAGTTATTACAATCCATACAGCTGACACCAGATATACCCTAGAGCCGCCAGAAGTCATATTGACAAAAGCAACACAAGCTTTATCTACTCTAGAAAAATACCGCACAAGACTCGATCAGTTCATGTCTGGACTATCAAAATACGAAATCACTGATCAAGTTTTCGTAAAAGACATAGCCACAGCTCTTCAACGCACAGAAATGATACGTCGCATAACTGACGAAATTGAAGGATATCTAGCTGAACTAGGTAGAGATGGCAGACTAATTTCCTTGCAGCTAGACGATTTGCTAAAAGGTGCCGCAAAGGAGAGAAGCACTATTCTGAAAGATTACATGGCTGAAGAAAGCGACATTCAGATTGCTGAGGACTATTTAAGCTCGTTATCTTCAAATGACATAATCGATCTGACAGTAATAGCACGAGGCCTACACTTTTCTATGTTAGACGTAGTCGCGCTAGATGACCCTGTTCACCCACGAGGATACAGAATTATGGGTGAAATACCTAGATTACCTCAAACAATAGTGGACTCAATCGTAAACCATTTCTCTACCCTGCAAAATATTTTGAACAGCGGAATAGAGGAGTTACAATCAATTGAAGGTGTAGGACAATTCAGAGCAAAACGTATACGTGAATTCTTAGATATACAAATACAAAACAATCCTACGCATATACATTAAATAAGATCTAAAACTCACCAAATTCAAATATTAAGCTACCGAATTATTGCCACTTTAGTACTATAAAGTGGCAATAACTATATCAAAGTTTTATTAATAAGTGCTGTAACTAGCCATTTTTCAAAACAAATGGATAACTTACGTCAAGCAAATCTCCATCTTTAACACCTAACAAACGATAAGTACCTGCTTGGGAAATTGAAAGTTTTTCACACTTAGCATTGTAATTTATACCATCCCAATTAATCGTACCCGTCCATGTTTGCCCAGGTTTCAGAAGCAGAGGATTTTCCTCACTAGTTACAGGGCAAGAAGTACTATCCCAAATTTTCTGATCACCAGACATAACTCTAATACCAAATTTCTTTGAGCCAGCCTTAGCTAAACATGTCTTAGAAGATTTATTTGTGACAGTAATACCAAAGTCTGTTCCTTTACCTACCAAAACCTGATTTTCTTTCACAAAAACATTCAAATTCAAGTCTCGGTTATCGCAATCTGGAACTTTTGGAGTTGACTTAGTAGTCTTTTTTACAGCAACTTTCTTAGTTGCTACTTGAGTTTCAGAAACAAAAAACTTCTTATACGACCAGTATCCCACAGCTGATAGCAAAGCAAAACAAAGCAGGATAAGAAAAACTTTAGTATATATTTTACTTTCGCCATTATTAGCATTACTACCACTATTTGACCTTAGTTTACTATAGGCAGAAAAGTCTGTATTTCTTTGTGTTTTCCTAAAGTTATTTTCAGAAAACTGTTGCTTTTTACCAGCAAAATTTGCAGAATTTTTAGATTTTTTATTTCCTTTAGGCATTGTAGACTTACTACTATTACCCTTAGGTACATCAGAACGCTCTTGCATACTTGAAGAATTTATATGCACAATATTTTTTGGATAAGCACTAGGCTGTGAAGAAGTTTTTCTCGTAGAGCTTTTTCGCTCAGCTAGATGTGAGTATTTATCAGAATACTTTTGCCCACCGTTCGAAAGCTTTTTACTTTGAGTAAAACTACCTTTAGCTTGCTTTTTTCTGTCTGATTGAAGTGGCTTATTTATTTCTTTTTCAAAATCAAAAACTTCTCTGTCATTACTATTACTCGAATGAGTGCTCTTTCGTCGAGGCTTCAAGTTAGGACTATTATTTTTTGACACAGAAGAATTACGTTTAATACTAGTATCTGAGAAGTTCTCACGAGATACTTTATTTTTCGCAGATGATTTATTTACCTGCGAATTTAAATTTGAACGCATTTGATGAACTTTTGATTCTGAAATATTATTTCTTTTATTTCCTTTATTAGAATTTAAATTTTTATCGTTCATATAAACCACTAACAGTTAGATGATAGCTTTTTATTTAAAGTACTACTCGTATTCAAGTCGTCACCGTCATCGACAATGCACCAATTCTCAACGATAATACCAGTAGTTGCAAACAAGATACATGACAAAAAGCTTGCTAAAGAAACAATTATCATATCTTGCATGAACATGGATTCACTGTACATAATGAAAATTATAGTTTGAGCAAAAGTAAAACCTGAAATACATGCTCCGCCAATAGATGAAGTTTTAGCAAAAATAACCAGCTTAGCAGCCTTAAACTGATCTACTTCCACAGTTTTATCACTCTTATACTTACGTACTTTCCAGCCAGCTAAAGCAAGAATTCCTGAAAATATAAGCATAAATATAGGTAAAATCCAGCTTGCCAAAGGCGGAGTAAAACCTGAATGTATGACACTCAAGATAAATGTAAAACTCGAGATAAGAAATATCGTAAATGCCAACACGAGGGAAGAAATCTTCGTCTTAGTCATCTTATTCACCTTTTTCAAGCGACTGCCACTTAGGTTTGAAAGTATACGGCGCGTCAGGCTCTCTAACTGCCATTGCTTCCTCAAAAGTTTTTTTCCTCAAGGCTTCGTATATACTAGCTTTTTGAGTTGCAGGTTTTGAGGTGCTTTCAGAGTTATCAATAACTTCAGATTCATAATTTCCAACATGTTTATTCATACGCTGAGCTATAGGTATTCGTACTACTTGTGTAGCAGATTCTATTCCACTATCATCAGATTTACTATAAATATTAGTTTCTTTATGAGTGTGGATTTCTTCTTGAGGCAATAAATCAGAATCTTCAACTCCATTTGTAAACAAAGTGCGTAACTGATTCATAACCTTTGTATGTTCCATTGTATTAAGTATTTGATTAATTTCGTCATCTGAATTCGAGTTAGAAATAGGTTCCTCATCAGATACAGCAACGCCTTGTTCTCCCGCGGCTATACCGTAATTATCTTCTTCGCCTTCAAATACTTCTAAATCAGGTGTATCTGCAGAATACAAATTATCAGCGTCAAAATTTGAATCATCAAGGCTAGTATCTAAATATTCGTTTTCCTGAGATTCATAGTGAATGTTATCTTGCAAATCTACACCATCTATGGTGGTAATTTCTTCTGAAACATCTCCTATAGCGTTACTATCGTTTTGCTCATAGATTTCATCACCAGTATAAACATCTATGTCATCGTCAAGTATTCTAACTAATTCGTCAGAAAGCTGCTCGTCCTGTATATACTGATTTTCTACCCCAGCGTTTTCAAGCTCAGCATAACTCTTACCAAGCCACTGCTCCCAAGTATGCAAAATACCGTCACGGTCATCAGTTTTTTCGAGCAAATCAGCAACTTTCTCACCATCAAGTTCAGCTTCATTTTCCATCAAATGCCATGGATATAATACAAAAGCACGCTGTTTTGCTAGTTTATGAGGGATAGTTAATTCTTCGTCCTCATATTTTTGGTTGTTGTAGCTAATAATGTCAATATCAATTAAACGTGCCTGCCATTTAGCGTGTTCACGTCTACCGAAATAATATTCTACTTCTTTAACTAGTCCCAATAAATCGCTAGGGCGCAAGAAAGTTTCACCTCGTAGCACACAATTATAGTAGTCAGGCTGTTCTTCATCATTTAATGTATGTGCTTTTGTTTTAACTAATGGAGATACATCTAATACATCAAAACCTAAAGATCTATCTAAATCTGAAATCACATCTTGAAATAGTTCTACAGGGTTACCTAAGTTTCCACCCAAAGCTAAAATAACACTAGATTTCTGAGGTTCGAAAATTGGTGGATAATCGTTACATCCCTCCTGTGTTACATCAATAATATCAGTCTTAAGTTCAGGTTCTTCAAAAGTATCGCTCTGGTTACTTACAGTATCGAGGACTGAATCAGTTTCTAACTCTTTTTCATAATCATTAGTAGCTTGAGTTTGAGTTTGTATCCCTTGAGTAGAATAAACATCAGAATTTGTTTCTTCTAGAAGAGTATTTTCAGTATTTTCTTCAAGTTCCACGTCAAGGTTTACAGAGTTATCAGCTAAAGTTTTATCAGCTTCTTCCTCTAAAAAGTTAACACGTTTTATAAAATAAGCACTATTTTCAAAGCTAATCTTCAAATTAGATCTATTACGCACAATTGATAAAGCTACGTCTTTAAACTCATAATCTAGAGGAGCTTGTGGTTTATGTACAGTAACACTAACCTCTATGACGTTATCAAAGCATAAGACCACTAAAGCAATTCGTTCAGCAAGAGTTTCAATGAGTTTTACAGGTTCGCCCTCAATTGCACGAACTATAGCTCTACCTACTTTTTCGTAGTCAACTGTTTTATCCAAGTCATCTTCAACAGAAGCATT encodes:
- a CDS encoding choice-of-anchor M domain-containing protein — translated: MFAKQLSVTKKTLLILLATFLSIAGLTLVDNSKSSYASDIDLPASLNHICAGKKMIYRKHIDAAYINQTSPDNIDLKVVNGATVINASDVCIRLAPDANEKGEEVSRFAIPADRQLAFLGKPGEIVWSGPQKYYRGWPPLWAGIGALETDHETLPLGNIVKESIKMELVEADGPGTMEMFSYNGIQQPVTRIISSKDSRYKRYYMFAGMHTHSYTTFSKPGIYRLKWQGHATLKNGEKISTPIREVTWLVGSDAQVGLPEGTTTGINPITTSTEVYAEKIKAEVGDDTSAYDPEYSNDNYTPVLPEEWGPEDNPNLVHISKGHLDLKGRWSKGERSIRMTLKDESDPANVVERESESAAVEVPDSSLFLPKGNSPEYAALRELSDRKDKRLYELPEIQNPSLPWLGFNTEEIDYSNLEDGVTVTALKYEGPGRMIVGSYDALQNDFVKSIDTGYYAGTTFEKLYNPTHVHKATYFTQPGIYSVEYTFRMKEKGAKYYTYGTYTLHYLVGDKSINVSREKYNLPKLPNSDSNADDNAPKILAKDVLSIIKDKDSEYYTRGDGKEIKTVDTLNDLKKIITDEKYDGEVKAENIVGITDDGFYYRNETENKIHRIEKLPNYEVGKGTKNPAEVVGIVDNGYYYISEGKLYKYEGSEKPENKENMKYGQYWKLDENTNKYVRLTRAEIFGEDTNNSDSEPSKPADPSVPDNGSNPSNPVDPSAPDNGDSPSKPEDPANPDKQDGNDGSDNGNSDGKDSDNEGTPSPKPGNPDQPSKPAEPSKPSNPVVPSKPDNGNPSPAPGNNNPNNGSNGNNANNANNGISGTTKPAPVNPDSSRFKEISGEEYDRINSVDSRSPQSQSSPVLTQPFIGRSNPLAAAKPLELPKVNAKDADAKEKGENGGLKPLKSKKAKTTPAINNADSSDSSWLPLVASGLFGAGLMFMVTAVIFFLYTQKVKRRK
- the folB gene encoding dihydroneopterin aldolase, encoding MSFDKIHLKGVTAKGYHGFYDTERAVGQNFVVDVVMDVDCVNASVEDDLDKTVDYEKVGRAIVRAIEGEPVKLIETLAERIALVVLCFDNVIEVSVTVHKPQAPLDYEFKDVALSIVRNRSNLKISFENSAYFIKRVNFLEEEADKTLADNSVNLDVELEENTENTLLEETNSDVYSTQGIQTQTQATNDYEKELETDSVLDTVSNQSDTFEEPELKTDIIDVTQEGCNDYPPIFEPQKSSVILALGGNLGNPVELFQDVISDLDRSLGFDVLDVSPLVKTKAHTLNDEEQPDYYNCVLRGETFLRPSDLLGLVKEVEYYFGRREHAKWQARLIDIDIISYNNQKYEDEELTIPHKLAKQRAFVLYPWHLMENEAELDGEKVADLLEKTDDRDGILHTWEQWLGKSYAELENAGVENQYIQDEQLSDELVRILDDDIDVYTGDEIYEQNDSNAIGDVSEEITTIDGVDLQDNIHYESQENEYLDTSLDDSNFDADNLYSADTPDLEVFEGEEDNYGIAAGEQGVAVSDEEPISNSNSDDEINQILNTMEHTKVMNQLRTLFTNGVEDSDLLPQEEIHTHKETNIYSKSDDSGIESATQVVRIPIAQRMNKHVGNYESEVIDNSESTSKPATQKASIYEALRKKTFEEAMAVREPDAPYTFKPKWQSLEKGE
- a CDS encoding DUF3180 family protein; this encodes MTKTKISSLVLAFTIFLISSFTFILSVIHSGFTPPLASWILPIFMLIFSGILALAGWKVRKYKSDKTVEVDQFKAAKLVIFAKTSSIGGACISGFTFAQTIIFIMYSESMFMQDMIIVSLASFLSCILFATTGIIVENWCIVDDGDDLNTSSTLNKKLSSNC
- the disA gene encoding DNA integrity scanning diadenylate cyclase DisA, whose product is MSQNNNTNLREILQSIAPGTEIREGLERIQLGKTGALIVLGYNENIEKICSDGIELDVELSPAILRELSKMDGAILVDTDTMRIRRANVQLLPDSTIPTKESGMRHRTAERTSKQTGIPVISISSSLKVITIHTADTRYTLEPPEVILTKATQALSTLEKYRTRLDQFMSGLSKYEITDQVFVKDIATALQRTEMIRRITDEIEGYLAELGRDGRLISLQLDDLLKGAAKERSTILKDYMAEESDIQIAEDYLSSLSSNDIIDLTVIARGLHFSMLDVVALDDPVHPRGYRIMGEIPRLPQTIVDSIVNHFSTLQNILNSGIEELQSIEGVGQFRAKRIREFLDIQIQNNPTHIH